From Streptomyces sp. NBC_01551:
GAACGAGCCCGTCCCGGGCGGCGCCCCGGCCCCGGCCGGCGCCTTCCTGGAGGTCCGCGACCTCAAGGTGCACTTCCCGACCGAGGACGGCCTGGTCAAGTCCGTCGACGGGCTCACCTTCAGCCTGGAGAAGGGCAAGACCCTCGGCATCGTGGGCGAGTCCGGCTCCGGGAAGTCGGTCACCTCGCTGGGCATCATGGGCCTGCACCGCGTCGGCCAGTACGGCCGCCAGCGGGCCCGGATCTCCGGTGAGATCTGGCTCAACGGCAAGGAACTGCTCTCCGCGGACGAGGACGAGGTGCGCAAGCTGCGCGGCCGGGAGATCGCGATGATCTTCCAGGACCCGCTGTCCGCGATGCACCCGTACTTCACCGTCGGCAAGCAGATCGCCGAGGCGTACCGGGTCCACAACAACGTCGACAAGAAGGCCGCCCGCAAGCGGGCCGTCGACCTCCTCGACCGCGTCGGCATCCCCGAGCCGCACAAGCGGGTCGACAGCTACCCGCACGAGTTCTCCGGCGGCATGCGCCAGCGCGCGATGATCGCGATGGCGCTGGTCAACAACCCCGAGCTGCTCATCGCGGACGAGCCGACCACCGCGCTGGACGTCACCGTCCAGGCGCAGATCCTCGACCTGATCCGCGACCTCCAGCAGGAGTTCGGCTCCGCGGTCATCATGATCACGCACGACCTCGGCGTGGTCGCCGAGATGGCCGACGAACTCCTCGTGATGTACGGCGGCCGGTGCGTCGAGCGCGGCTCCGCCGAGAAGGTGTTCTACGAGCCCCGGCACCCTTACACCTGGGGCCTGCTCGGCTCGATGCCGCGCATCGACCGCGACCAGACCGAGCGCCTGATCCCGGTCAAGGGTTCGCCGCCGAGCCTCATCAACATCCCGAGCGGCTGCGCGTTCAACCCGCGCTGCCCGTACGCCGACGTGCCCAAGGGCAACGTCACGCGGACGGTCCGGCCGGAGCTGACGGACGCGGACGACACCCGCCACTGGTCCGCCTGCCACATGTCGCCACAGGAGCGGACCCGGATCTGGACCGAAGAGATTGCGCCGAAGCTGTGACCGAGACGCCTGAGAAGTCCGAGAAGCCCGAGACGGGCAAGACGGCCGCGGCCACGGCCACCGTTCCCGCACAGGCCGTGGACTCGCCCGAGCCGTTGCTCAAGGTGACCGGGCTGGTCAAGCACTTCCCGATCCACAAGGGGCTGCTGCGCAGGCAGGCCGGCGCGGTCAAGGCCGTGGACGGCATCGACTTCGACGTCCGGCGCGGTGAGACGCTCGGCATCGTCGGCGAGTCCGGCTGCGGCAAGTCGACCATGGGCCGGCTGATCACCCGGCTGCTGGAGCCGACCGGCGGCACCATCGAGTTCGAGGGCAAGGACATCACGCACCTCGGGGTGGCGGGCATGCGCCCGCTGCGCCGCGACGTGCAGATGATCTTCCAGGACCCGTACGGCTCGCTGAACCCGCGCCACACGGTGGGCACCATCGTCAGCGCCCCCTTCAAGCTCCAGGGGGTCACCCCCGAGGGCGGCCTGAAGGCGGAGGTCCAGCGGCTGCTCTCGCTGGTGGGCCTGAACCCGGAGCACTACAACCGCTACCCGCACGAATTCTCGGGCGGCCAGCGGCAGCGCATCGGCATCGCGCGGGCGCTGGCGCTGAAGCCGAAGCTGGTGGTGGCGGACGAGCCCGTCTCCGCGCTGGACGTGTCCATCCAGGCCCAGGTGGTCAACCTGCTGGACGACCTCCAGCAGGAGCTCGGCCTCACGTACGTGATCATCGCGCACGACCTGTCGGTCATCCGGCACGTGTCCGACCGGATCGCGGTGATGTACCTCGGCAAGATCGTCGAGTTGGCGGACCGCCAGTCGCTGTACGGGGCGCCGATGCACCCGTACACGAACGCGCTGATGTCGGCGGTGCCGGTGCCGGACCCGCGGCGGCGCGGCGCGAAGAGCGGCCGCATCCTGCTCAAGGGCGACGTGCCGTCGCCGATCTCGCCGCCGAGCGGGTGCCGCTTCCACACCCGGTGCTGGAAGGCGACGGAGATCTGCAAGACGCAGGACCCGCCGCTGCTGGCGCTGAAGACGGGCCACCAGGTGGCGTGCCACCACCCGGAGAACGCGCCGGACCAGGCCCCGAGCGACAAGGCCCTCCCGGGCGCTTCCGACGCGCTGGACACGCCGACGCCGTAGCGGGGCGGGTGCGGGTCCGGGCGCCGTTCGCGGGCGCACGGGTTGCAGGGCGTACGGCCCCGGGGATTCGAATCCCCGGGGCCGTACGCATGCGTGGCGGGGGTGCGCGGCGCATGCGTGACGGGGTACACGCGTGTGACTCCCGTACGCGCGTGTGGCACAGGGCCGGGCGTACCGGACAATGGGCCCGTGCCTCACGATCTCTTCCCGCCGGGTATCCAGCACGCCCTGGACCTCGCGGGCATTTTTGTCTTCGCCACAGCCGGTGCGCTCCTCGCCGTCCGCAAGAACTTCGACGTCTTCGGCATCTGCGTGCTCGCCCTGGTCACCGCCCTGGGCGGTGGGCTCTTCCGCGACCTCGTCATCGGCGCGGTGCCGCCGGCCGCCTTCGGGGAGCTCAGCTTCTTCGTGACGCCGCTGATAGCGGCGGCGATCGTCTTCTTCCTGCACCCCGAGGTCCAGCGGATCAACCGGGCGATCAACGTGTTCGACGCGGCCGGCCTCGCGCTGTTCTGCGTCACGGGCACGACCAAGGCGTACCAGTTCGGCCTCGGCCTCACCGCGTCCGCCGCGCTCGGGCTCGCGACGGCCGTGGGCGGCGGTGTGCTGCGCGACATGCTGGTCAACGAGGTGCCGTCGCTGCTGCGCGACCGGGAGATGTACGCCGTGCCGGCGATCGTGGGCGCGTCGATGGTCGCCGTGTTCATCGGCATGGGGATGCTGAACCCCCTCACCACCGGGCTCGCGATCATCACGACCTTCGTGCTGCGCATCCTCGCGATCCGCTACCACTGGCGGGCGCCGCTGGCCTGGAACCGGCGGTCGGCGGTGGCCGAGGAACCGTAGTTTTAGAAAGCTACCGCTTAGTAGCTTCGCGGTGTACGTTCTTTTCATGTCACACGCAGCAGCCGCATCGGCATCGGCCACCACGAACACGCCCGCGACCATCGGCGACAGTGAGTTCGACCGCGACACCGCCATCTCCGCGCGTGCGGACGAGCCCGGGGTGTACGACGCGGAGCTCTCCGCCGGCTGGACGATCATCACCGCCGTCAACGGCGGATACCTGCTGGCCCTGGTCGGCCGGGCCCTGTCGCAGGCCCTGCCGCACGCCGACCCCTTCACGGTCTCGGCGCACTACCTGAGCGCCTCGGTCCCCGGCCCGGCCGTGATCCGTACGCAGGTCGTCCGCGCCGGGCGCACGCTGTCCACCGGGCAGGCGTCGCTGTTCCAGTTCGACGAGAACGGCGCCGAGATCGAGCGCATCCGCGTCCTCGCCTCGTACGGCGACCTCGACGCCCTGCCGGACGACGTGCGCACGACGGCCGTGCCGCCGGCCTTCCCGGCGTACGAGGACTGCCTCGGCGCCGAGGCCGGGCCGGCCCCGATCCCCGGGAGCTCCGCGATCGTGGACCGGCTCCGGCTGCGGCTGGACCCGGCGACGGCGGGCTGGGCGGTCGGCGCGCCGTCGGGGAAGGGCGAGATGCGGTCCTGGTTCGAGCTGGCGGACGGCCGCGACGCGGATCCGCTGTCGCTGCTGCTGGTGGTGGACGCGCTGCCGCCGACCGCGTTCGACCTGGGCCTGGTCGGCTGGGCCCCGACGGTCGAACTCACGACCCACGTCCGCCACCGCCCCGCGCCGGGCCCCCTCCGCGTCGCCATCACCACCCGCAACCTCGCGGGCGGCTTCCTGGAGGAAGACGCGGAGGTCTGGGACTCGGAAAACCGCCTGGTGGCCCAATCCCGCCAACTGGCCCGCGCCCCTCGCTGACCCCCGGCCGTGTCCAGGGCCCGCCACAGCCGCAGGGGTCCCGGACTTGCCCAGCCGCAGGTGCGGGGTGAGACGCAGGCTCGCCACAGCCGCAGGGTCCGGGGCTTGCCCCGGGAAACGGTGAAAGGGCGGGGCGGGGAGACGTCCCCCGGGGCGCAGCCCCGGGGCGGCTTCGACCCCGGCAGGGCGCGGCCCGCCTCGGGCAGTGCGGTCCGGTGTACCCGGCCGGGTGGCGGCGGAGGCCGACCCGCCGGGGGCGATTCCGGGCCGTCTTGACGAGGGCGGCACCGTTGGGGGCCGAGGCGGGGGTTCGGGTGGAGCGGGGTGGCTCGTAGAATCGGGGGATCATGGCCTACCTCGACCACGCCGCAACCACTCCGATGCTGCCGGAGGCCGCCGCGGCGATGACCGCGCAGTTCGCCGCCACGGGTAACGCGTCCTCCCTCCACGCCGCCGGCCGCCGCGCCCGCCGCACCGTCGAGGAGGCCCGCGAGGCCCTCGCCGAAGCCCTCGGCGCGCGCCCGAGCGAGGTGGTGTTCACCGCCGGCGGCACTGAGGCCGACAACCTCGCCGTCAAGGGGCTGTACTGGGCCCGCCGCGACGCCGACCCCGCCCGGACCCGGGTGCTCGCCAGCCCGGTCGAGCACCACGCCGTCCTCGACGCCGTCCACTGGCTCGCGGAGCACGAAGGCGCCCAGGTCGAATACCTCCCCGTCGACCGCTACGGCCGCGTGCACCCCGAAGCCTTCCGCGACGCGGTCGCCCGAAACCCCGACGACATCGCGCTCGCCACCGTCATGTGGGCCAACAACGAGATCGGCACCGTCATGCCGGTCCGGGAACTGGCCGCCGTCGCCGCCGAGTTCGGCATCCCCCTGCACTCCGACGCCGTCCAGGCCTTCGGCCAGCTCGACGTCCGCTTCGCGGACAGCGGCCTCGCCGCGATGACCGTCAGCGGCCACAAGGTCGGCGGCCCCTACGGCATCGGCGCCCTGCTGCTCGGCCGCGACCAGACCCCCGTCCCCGTCCTGCACGGCGGCGGCCAGGAGCGCCACGTCCGCTCCGGCACCCTCGACGTCCCCGCCATCGCCGCCTTCGCGGTGGCCGCCGTCCTCGCCGCCGAGCGGCGCGAGCGGTTCGCCGCCGAGATCGGCGCCCTGCGCGACGAGCTCGTCGCCGCCGTGCTGCGGGCGGTGCCCGACGCCGTCCTCGGCGGAGACCCCGCGGGCCGGCTCCCGGCCAACGCCCACTTCAGCTTCCCCGGCTGCGAGGGCGACTCCCTGCTGCTGCTCCTGGACGCCCAGGGCATCGAGTGCTCCACCGGCTCCGCCTGCACCGCGGGCGTGGCCCAGCCCAGCCACGTCCTGCTGGCCACCGGCACCGACCCCCAGCTCGCCCGCGGCACCCTGCGGTTCTCGCTCGGGCACACCTCGACCAAGGAGGACGTCGCCGCCGTGGCCGCCGCCATCGGCCCCGCCGTCGAGCGCGCCCGTACGGCAGGCCTCAGCTAGTGCTGTGACCGGCGGCCCGGGCCACGGCCAGCGCCTCGCCGACCATGCGGATGTAGCGGTCCCAGTCCCAGTGACGCCCCGGGTCCGTGTGGTCGGCGCCCGGCACCTCGGAGTGGCCGAGTATGTGTCTGCGGTCCGCCGGTATGTCGTACCTCCGGCAGACGTCGGCCGCCAGCCGCGCCGACGCCTCGTACATCGCGTCCGTGAAGTCCCTCGGCCGGTCGACGAACCCCACGTGCTCGATGCCGACGCTGCGCTCGTTCATGGAGCGGTTGCCCGAGTGGAACGCGACGTCCAGCTCGCGCACCATCTGCTCGATGTGCCCGTCCTGGCGGACTATGTAGTGCGCCGACGCCTTGTGCCACGGGTTCTTGAACGCGTCCACCGAC
This genomic window contains:
- a CDS encoding thioesterase family protein, whose product is MSHAAAASASATTNTPATIGDSEFDRDTAISARADEPGVYDAELSAGWTIITAVNGGYLLALVGRALSQALPHADPFTVSAHYLSASVPGPAVIRTQVVRAGRTLSTGQASLFQFDENGAEIERIRVLASYGDLDALPDDVRTTAVPPAFPAYEDCLGAEAGPAPIPGSSAIVDRLRLRLDPATAGWAVGAPSGKGEMRSWFELADGRDADPLSLLLVVDALPPTAFDLGLVGWAPTVELTTHVRHRPAPGPLRVAITTRNLAGGFLEEDAEVWDSENRLVAQSRQLARAPR
- a CDS encoding trimeric intracellular cation channel family protein encodes the protein MPHDLFPPGIQHALDLAGIFVFATAGALLAVRKNFDVFGICVLALVTALGGGLFRDLVIGAVPPAAFGELSFFVTPLIAAAIVFFLHPEVQRINRAINVFDAAGLALFCVTGTTKAYQFGLGLTASAALGLATAVGGGVLRDMLVNEVPSLLRDREMYAVPAIVGASMVAVFIGMGMLNPLTTGLAIITTFVLRILAIRYHWRAPLAWNRRSAVAEEP
- a CDS encoding ABC transporter ATP-binding protein; translation: MTDMTKGAATGALNEPVPGGAPAPAGAFLEVRDLKVHFPTEDGLVKSVDGLTFSLEKGKTLGIVGESGSGKSVTSLGIMGLHRVGQYGRQRARISGEIWLNGKELLSADEDEVRKLRGREIAMIFQDPLSAMHPYFTVGKQIAEAYRVHNNVDKKAARKRAVDLLDRVGIPEPHKRVDSYPHEFSGGMRQRAMIAMALVNNPELLIADEPTTALDVTVQAQILDLIRDLQQEFGSAVIMITHDLGVVAEMADELLVMYGGRCVERGSAEKVFYEPRHPYTWGLLGSMPRIDRDQTERLIPVKGSPPSLINIPSGCAFNPRCPYADVPKGNVTRTVRPELTDADDTRHWSACHMSPQERTRIWTEEIAPKL
- a CDS encoding cysteine desulfurase family protein, with amino-acid sequence MAYLDHAATTPMLPEAAAAMTAQFAATGNASSLHAAGRRARRTVEEAREALAEALGARPSEVVFTAGGTEADNLAVKGLYWARRDADPARTRVLASPVEHHAVLDAVHWLAEHEGAQVEYLPVDRYGRVHPEAFRDAVARNPDDIALATVMWANNEIGTVMPVRELAAVAAEFGIPLHSDAVQAFGQLDVRFADSGLAAMTVSGHKVGGPYGIGALLLGRDQTPVPVLHGGGQERHVRSGTLDVPAIAAFAVAAVLAAERRERFAAEIGALRDELVAAVLRAVPDAVLGGDPAGRLPANAHFSFPGCEGDSLLLLLDAQGIECSTGSACTAGVAQPSHVLLATGTDPQLARGTLRFSLGHTSTKEDVAAVAAAIGPAVERARTAGLS
- a CDS encoding N-acetylmuramoyl-L-alanine amidase translates to MVEQGNKAKKSPNRTRRAVLFGGLGIFTVAAIAGRDEIRRAWWLMPGVSKPRKEGELDHAGASWTSASPANWRLADRPDDYRVDRIVVHVTQGSFESSVDAFKNPWHKASAHYIVRQDGHIEQMVRELDVAFHSGNRSMNERSVGIEHVGFVDRPRDFTDAMYEASARLAADVCRRYDIPADRRHILGHSEVPGADHTDPGRHWDWDRYIRMVGEALAVARAAGHSTS
- a CDS encoding ABC transporter ATP-binding protein translates to MDSPEPLLKVTGLVKHFPIHKGLLRRQAGAVKAVDGIDFDVRRGETLGIVGESGCGKSTMGRLITRLLEPTGGTIEFEGKDITHLGVAGMRPLRRDVQMIFQDPYGSLNPRHTVGTIVSAPFKLQGVTPEGGLKAEVQRLLSLVGLNPEHYNRYPHEFSGGQRQRIGIARALALKPKLVVADEPVSALDVSIQAQVVNLLDDLQQELGLTYVIIAHDLSVIRHVSDRIAVMYLGKIVELADRQSLYGAPMHPYTNALMSAVPVPDPRRRGAKSGRILLKGDVPSPISPPSGCRFHTRCWKATEICKTQDPPLLALKTGHQVACHHPENAPDQAPSDKALPGASDALDTPTP